In one window of Gammaproteobacteria bacterium DNA:
- the deoD gene encoding purine-nucleoside phosphorylase has protein sequence MATPHISANVGDFAESILLPGDPLRAKYIADTFLTDVVQVNDVRNMLGYTGFYKGKKVSVMGTGMGIPSISIYAKELITEYGVKNLIRVGTAGAISLDVKIRDVIIAMGACTDSGVNRGRFQGHDFAAIANYELLANAVTAAKAKGVSAKVGNVYTADLFYSPNETMFDTCEKMNVLAVEMEAAGLYGVAAEYGANALCVVTISDHIRTGEVTTAQERQTTFNDMIELTLESLI, from the coding sequence ATGGCTACTCCACATATTAGTGCCAACGTTGGCGATTTTGCCGAATCAATTTTGTTGCCAGGCGATCCGCTGCGTGCAAAATACATTGCCGATACATTTCTAACCGACGTTGTTCAGGTTAATGACGTTCGCAACATGCTGGGTTACACCGGTTTTTACAAAGGTAAAAAAGTTTCTGTGATGGGCACCGGCATGGGCATTCCGTCTATTTCTATTTACGCCAAAGAACTTATTACTGAGTACGGGGTTAAAAACCTGATCCGTGTTGGCACTGCCGGCGCTATTTCATTAGACGTTAAAATTCGCGATGTTATTATTGCGATGGGTGCGTGTACTGACTCAGGCGTTAACCGTGGTCGTTTTCAAGGGCACGACTTTGCCGCGATCGCCAATTATGAGCTACTGGCTAACGCTGTTACTGCGGCTAAAGCCAAAGGCGTCAGTGCTAAGGTCGGCAATGTTTATACCGCAGATTTATTTTATTCACCTAATGAAACGATGTTTGATACCTGTGAAAAGATGAATGTGTTGGCAGTTGAAATGGAAGCGGCGGGTTTATACGGTGTTGCTGCTGAATATGGCGCTAATGCACTTTGTGTTGTCACCATTTCTGATCATATCAGAACTGGCGAAGTCACTACAGCGCAAGAGCGTCAAACCACGTTCAATGACATGATTGAATTGACGCTAGAGTCGCTGATTTAA
- a CDS encoding PilZ domain-containing protein, producing MTTETEHKLLQTVIPYFNEQNFDTRFDRATHQLSKSQRFLLKMELKRLFAPCPRSIDLRGKVDTPCQPFEHLGKTHYLDPTALELFEHSLATYNSYTMGVYEEVTNAQNSYRAKQQQQDQTRRDKLKNQHLRVTPTNTTEQTLPLHHSELISLSDFHQRCEERINIVTKIQTRLFNGHHLHGITSNVSVSGCKIKIPAQYQISIDQTIYINYLAIERNDEQQLIKDIAYTVLGVTQHNDMLWINCVRQHKDMAVSQFIHQFIKAQRQASTVDTSHIIEAIRSIGYQQLLINKVSGIPLFFSQHDNQYKLELALCNYDNKQILTYWQNQSNLQKIAAAFPTKRLKQLLAGSYDIHSTILYCFTHVARGKKYFYSATAQELAQTGLFDLFSSFGGAKDSWQVYQLTLCPTMNYQWQLPEVLPTHLIKQEKISAEQHKHLLKLHNIEVMAYLIPISDQTSKTLYQQRTVANRDLSQLKQFGHSDSVPEGLSLIDTNQFALRLEDRYSYQTKVFLHHNKEVVTGKTIDFSTQGMQIQLTRSIACQKQDTVNIQMPLLERSSGSEKASFISYEVMRVTPDGKTLNLKVISSSEYSDGPKQLYLLIKKNKHKLTAQVSPPPLLTKSLNLLFSNHISSLYLMIAKQGINYKIAKVVKPSDSNRLFNLFSVLSADPQWCNMAPLTRNNLFKAIFEQPIKQLSSTPISITNEIYIQLNRGTRGSEYTYVTKIAAELTTEEQHREFIEQPQGQFYAIRVAVKLTDKIDYKCVSREIIYAAKQASFKTRQLQAELDSIVAVAELIDITEEVKNRYSQ from the coding sequence ATGACGACAGAGACTGAACACAAGCTGCTTCAAACAGTAATCCCTTATTTTAATGAACAAAATTTTGACACTCGCTTTGATCGAGCGACTCATCAATTGTCAAAATCTCAACGCTTTTTATTAAAAATGGAACTTAAACGACTATTTGCCCCGTGCCCACGTAGCATCGACTTACGCGGTAAAGTAGACACCCCTTGCCAACCGTTTGAACATTTAGGTAAAACTCATTACTTAGATCCAACCGCTCTTGAATTGTTTGAGCATTCATTGGCAACGTATAACAGCTATACCATGGGGGTATATGAAGAAGTCACCAATGCACAAAACAGCTATCGCGCGAAACAACAACAACAAGATCAGACGCGTCGTGATAAGTTAAAAAATCAACATTTGCGCGTAACCCCAACTAATACAACAGAACAAACCCTGCCACTTCATCATAGCGAACTTATCTCGTTAAGCGATTTTCATCAGCGTTGTGAAGAACGTATTAATATCGTAACAAAAATCCAAACTCGCTTGTTCAACGGCCACCACTTGCACGGGATAACGTCGAATGTATCTGTAAGTGGCTGCAAAATTAAAATACCAGCTCAGTATCAGATCAGCATAGATCAAACTATTTATATTAATTATTTAGCTATTGAGCGTAACGATGAGCAACAACTGATTAAGGACATCGCTTATACTGTGCTAGGGGTTACTCAACATAATGATATGTTATGGATTAATTGTGTGCGTCAGCATAAAGATATGGCAGTATCACAATTCATCCATCAATTTATTAAAGCTCAGCGTCAAGCCTCAACCGTTGATACTTCGCATATTATCGAAGCAATTCGAAGCATTGGTTATCAGCAGCTTCTTATAAATAAAGTATCGGGTATTCCGTTGTTTTTTAGTCAGCACGACAATCAATATAAGCTTGAGTTGGCCTTATGTAATTACGATAACAAACAAATTTTAACTTACTGGCAAAATCAAAGTAATCTGCAAAAAATCGCTGCTGCTTTCCCAACAAAACGCTTAAAGCAATTATTAGCGGGTTCGTATGATATTCACAGCACCATTTTATATTGCTTTACCCATGTAGCCCGAGGCAAAAAATATTTTTACAGTGCCACCGCACAAGAATTAGCACAAACTGGTTTATTTGATTTATTCAGCTCTTTTGGCGGTGCTAAAGACAGCTGGCAGGTTTACCAACTGACCTTATGCCCAACCATGAATTATCAATGGCAATTACCTGAGGTACTGCCAACTCATTTGATTAAACAAGAAAAGATATCAGCAGAGCAACACAAGCACTTACTAAAGTTGCACAATATCGAAGTAATGGCTTACTTAATTCCAATATCAGATCAAACGAGTAAAACTCTCTATCAGCAGCGAACAGTCGCCAATAGAGACCTTTCCCAATTAAAACAATTTGGTCACAGTGATTCGGTACCTGAAGGGCTTAGTTTGATCGACACCAATCAATTTGCCCTGCGCCTAGAAGACAGATACAGCTATCAAACAAAAGTATTTCTTCACCATAACAAAGAAGTAGTCACTGGAAAAACCATTGATTTTTCAACCCAAGGCATGCAAATTCAACTGACACGTTCTATCGCTTGCCAAAAGCAAGATACCGTTAACATTCAAATGCCATTGTTAGAGCGCTCTTCAGGCAGTGAAAAAGCATCCTTTATCAGTTACGAAGTGATGCGAGTTACCCCTGACGGTAAAACGTTGAACCTGAAAGTCATCAGCTCAAGCGAGTACAGCGATGGTCCCAAACAGCTTTATTTACTAATAAAAAAGAATAAACATAAATTAACGGCGCAAGTTTCACCGCCACCGCTATTAACTAAATCTCTTAATTTACTGTTTTCTAATCATATTAGTAGTTTATATTTGATGATCGCCAAGCAAGGTATCAACTATAAAATTGCCAAAGTGGTTAAGCCATCTGACAGTAATCGTCTGTTTAATTTATTCTCGGTATTATCGGCCGATCCGCAATGGTGCAATATGGCGCCCTTAACCAGAAACAATTTGTTTAAGGCCATCTTTGAGCAGCCGATCAAACAGCTATCATCTACACCGATAAGCATCACTAACGAAATATATATTCAACTTAACCGCGGTACTCGTGGCAGCGAATATACTTATGTCACGAAAATTGCTGCGGAACTTACCACGGAAGAGCAGCACCGAGAGTTTATAGAACAACCACAAGGCCAGTTTTACGCGATTAGAGTAGCGGTTAAATTAACCGATAAAATTGATTATAAATGCGTGTCACGAGAAATTATTTACGCGGCTAAGCAAGCCAGTTTTAAAACCCGCCAATTGCAGGCTGAACTTGACAGCATTGTCGCGGTTGCCGAACTAATCGATATTACCGAGGAAGTAAAAAATCGTTATAGCCAATAA
- a CDS encoding PilZ domain-containing protein: protein MEEKRLFQRILFSHDATLVDATGKWPIQILDLSLHGFLCTEPANSTMQLNHLASLVLKLDDQHSITINAKLVHIDNQLLGFDNHDIDIDSISELKRLVELNLGNDELLHRQLAELAR from the coding sequence ATGGAAGAAAAGCGACTATTTCAACGGATACTCTTTAGCCACGACGCCACTTTGGTCGATGCTACGGGCAAATGGCCAATTCAGATCCTGGATCTGTCGCTTCATGGTTTCTTATGCACCGAACCGGCTAATTCAACTATGCAGCTTAATCATCTTGCCAGCTTAGTGCTAAAACTTGATGATCAACACAGCATTACCATCAATGCCAAACTTGTTCATATTGATAATCAGTTACTTGGTTTTGATAATCACGATATCGATATTGATAGCATTTCGGAACTAAAGCGACTGGTTGAACTCAACCTTGGCAATGATGAGTTGCTGCACCGTCAACTTGCTGAGTTAGCCCGTTAA
- a CDS encoding carboxymuconolactone decarboxylase family protein, whose translation MTKRLNHFTISPQAMTILIEQEKYLNQQFTSEHTVTMAIWELVKLRISQINQCAYCIDMHTKDAFKLGETSERIIGLSAWRDMPLYSQHEQSALTWSESVTSGQTINDADYQAAVKIFGERGLFDLTIAVNAINSWNRIVKAFKPEVGIYQPS comes from the coding sequence ATGACAAAACGATTAAATCACTTCACGATATCACCGCAAGCGATGACGATCTTAATTGAACAGGAAAAATACCTAAACCAGCAGTTCACGAGCGAGCATACCGTGACAATGGCAATTTGGGAGTTAGTTAAACTGCGAATTTCTCAAATTAACCAATGCGCCTATTGCATCGACATGCATACCAAAGATGCGTTTAAGCTTGGCGAAACATCCGAGCGAATTATCGGCTTAAGCGCCTGGCGCGATATGCCATTATATTCCCAGCATGAGCAAAGTGCTTTAACATGGAGTGAGTCAGTTACCAGCGGGCAAACAATAAACGATGCAGATTATCAAGCGGCGGTTAAAATTTTTGGTGAGCGTGGTTTGTTTGATTTGACGATTGCGGTTAATGCCATCAACAGTTGGAATAGAATTGTCAAAGCCTTTAAACCCGAAGTTGGCATTTATCAGCCCAGTTAA
- the serB gene encoding phosphoserine phosphatase SerB has translation MLPIKQTLNCQSFELLSNNHLDLVSLNAIAAQWGGDVNVVRELPRLDLPGLVVLDMDSTSITIECIDEIAKLAGVGEEVSQITELAMQGKLDFAQSLRARVAKLQGIKLSLLDRIATDLPLMPGMVELVAQFKASGWKVAIASGGFTYFADNLKQQLGLDDAVSNVLSVCDGALTGEVTGRIVDAQVKAETVVELAAKYNVPLSQTIAIGDGANDLLMMEQAGLGIAFHAKPLVQQQASITINQGDLGAVIALLTR, from the coding sequence ATGTTGCCAATTAAACAAACACTTAATTGCCAATCTTTTGAATTACTGTCTAACAACCATCTTGACTTGGTCTCTTTGAACGCCATTGCGGCTCAATGGGGGGGCGACGTGAATGTGGTACGCGAATTACCACGGCTTGATTTGCCAGGGCTAGTGGTACTGGACATGGATTCAACCAGTATTACTATTGAGTGCATCGATGAAATAGCCAAATTAGCTGGGGTTGGCGAAGAAGTATCACAGATAACTGAGCTAGCGATGCAGGGGAAATTAGACTTTGCTCAAAGTTTACGAGCGCGCGTTGCTAAGCTGCAAGGCATTAAATTGTCGTTACTTGACCGCATTGCGACCGATTTACCCTTAATGCCAGGCATGGTCGAACTCGTTGCACAGTTTAAAGCCAGCGGCTGGAAAGTGGCGATTGCCTCGGGCGGTTTTACCTATTTTGCTGATAACTTAAAACAGCAATTGGGGCTTGATGATGCGGTATCTAATGTACTTTCAGTTTGCGATGGCGCGTTAACTGGTGAGGTGACAGGGCGGATTGTTGATGCGCAAGTTAAAGCTGAAACAGTGGTTGAACTTGCGGCTAAATACAATGTGCCATTAAGCCAAACGATTGCGATTGGTGACGGTGCCAATGACCTGCTGATGATGGAGCAAGCTGGTTTAGGCATAGCATTTCATGCTAAACCTTTAGTGCAGCAGCAAGCGAGCATTACAATTAATCAGGGTGATTTAGGCGCTGTAATCGCGTTGCTGACTAGGTAA
- a CDS encoding AraC family transcriptional regulator, with the protein MESSIDFTLFQPQALLSTHIQGLWVASTSLNQQQSLTRWLYGDAGSGIIFNLTRNIELAGVTHSPGVILQPVSTQAQTISLAPGSQLVGVRFHPAAALGVLTVFAEQSLALEPQGQHLPALNALFNDLSKVSGHYAQIVILYRWLHQLLGVAQSPPYSLTQALDDLQRRQSTGHLTGDIAKISGNIGLSQRQLERQCQKWLGITAKHYQRIMRVNDTRNSLKHNPDIDLATLALEKGFTDQAHMTREFKNIAQITPKKFTLLLKA; encoded by the coding sequence GTGGAGTCCAGTATCGATTTTACACTCTTTCAGCCTCAAGCATTATTATCGACCCATATCCAGGGGTTGTGGGTTGCATCGACCTCACTAAACCAGCAGCAGTCGCTGACTCGGTGGTTATATGGCGATGCTGGCAGCGGTATTATATTTAATTTAACGAGAAACATTGAGTTGGCAGGGGTGACACATTCGCCGGGAGTGATTTTGCAACCCGTGTCGACACAAGCGCAGACCATTAGCCTGGCGCCAGGCTCACAACTGGTGGGGGTGCGCTTTCATCCGGCGGCAGCTCTGGGAGTATTGACCGTGTTTGCCGAACAGTCGCTGGCTTTAGAGCCGCAAGGTCAGCATTTGCCAGCGCTTAATGCTTTGTTTAACGATTTAAGCAAGGTCAGCGGTCATTACGCACAAATCGTTATCTTATATCGTTGGTTACATCAGTTGCTCGGTGTAGCGCAATCGCCTCCTTACTCATTGACCCAAGCACTTGATGACTTACAAAGGCGTCAATCGACGGGGCATTTAACGGGCGACATTGCAAAAATCAGTGGCAATATCGGGCTAAGTCAACGGCAACTCGAACGTCAATGTCAAAAATGGCTTGGCATTACCGCCAAACATTATCAAAGGATTATGCGTGTTAATGATACCCGTAACTCACTTAAACATAATCCTGATATTGATTTGGCAACTCTGGCGTTAGAAAAGGGCTTTACCGATCAGGCTCACATGACGCGAGAATTTAAAAATATTGCCCAAATCACACCGAAAAAATTTACTCTGTTGCTAAAAGCGTAA
- a CDS encoding MmcQ/YjbR family DNA-binding protein produces MTYDQFNIFCGSLPVTSHVVQWGNSDVWKVGDKTSGKVFAIGGWGNGDNPAFTFKTSALNYEFLKQQPGYRPAPYFANRGMKWIQAYDVTQDPDALQYYLKESYRLASLNLTKTKQRELGLNQQ; encoded by the coding sequence ATGACATATGATCAATTCAATATTTTTTGCGGCTCTTTGCCTGTTACTTCACACGTTGTGCAATGGGGCAATTCTGATGTCTGGAAAGTGGGAGACAAAACGAGTGGTAAAGTATTCGCTATTGGTGGTTGGGGCAACGGTGATAACCCCGCATTTACCTTTAAAACCTCGGCGCTCAATTATGAATTTTTAAAACAACAGCCGGGTTATCGACCAGCGCCCTATTTTGCCAACCGCGGCATGAAATGGATTCAGGCTTATGACGTCACACAGGATCCCGACGCGCTACAATATTACCTTAAAGAATCGTATCGCTTAGCCTCTTTGAATTTGACCAAAACCAAGCAACGCGAGCTGGGGCTGAATCAGCAATAA
- a CDS encoding phosphopentomutase, with the protein MKRVTIMMLDSLGIGASEDAIDFGDVGANTFGSIAKACASGKADVNRQGLLTLPNLNKLGLGHACFGSSDYFPAGLDQSITPIAKYGYAKEISSGKDTPSGHWEIAGAPVLYDWGYFSELENSFPEELIAAIVKRCNLPGILGNCHASGTTILEQLGAEHMATGKPIFYTSSDSVFQIACHEESFGLEPLLELCLVVREELESYNIGRVIARPFIGNDASDFARTGNRRDFSVLPPSKTLLDFAADAGHEVISVGKIADIYAQQGITQKIKATGLADLFDATLIAHQTAPSNSIIFTNFVDFDSAYGHRRDVAGYAAALEYFDTRLPEFIAQMGDDDLLVLTADHGCDPTWPGSDHTREHIPVIFFSRSFPGGDLGLRDTFADIGQSIATYLQLEPLAYGKSFL; encoded by the coding sequence ATGAAACGTGTAACAATAATGATGCTCGACTCGCTGGGCATTGGTGCCAGTGAAGACGCGATCGATTTTGGTGATGTCGGGGCAAATACCTTTGGCAGCATTGCTAAAGCTTGCGCCAGCGGTAAAGCCGATGTAAACCGGCAAGGGCTGCTGACCTTACCTAATCTAAATAAACTGGGGCTAGGCCATGCCTGTTTTGGCAGCTCGGATTATTTTCCGGCCGGACTTGATCAATCAATAACGCCAATCGCTAAATACGGTTACGCCAAAGAGATTAGTTCAGGTAAAGATACCCCAAGCGGACACTGGGAAATTGCCGGTGCGCCAGTATTATATGACTGGGGTTACTTTAGTGAGCTAGAAAATTCTTTTCCCGAGGAGTTAATTGCTGCCATAGTTAAACGTTGTAATTTACCGGGTATTTTAGGCAACTGTCATGCTTCTGGCACCACCATTTTAGAACAACTGGGCGCTGAGCACATGGCGACTGGCAAGCCGATATTTTATACCTCAAGTGATAGCGTATTTCAGATTGCTTGTCATGAAGAAAGCTTTGGCTTAGAGCCGCTGCTAGAGCTGTGCCTGGTTGTGCGTGAAGAACTCGAGAGTTATAACATTGGTCGCGTGATAGCCAGGCCGTTTATTGGCAATGACGCCAGTGATTTCGCCCGAACCGGTAATCGCCGTGACTTTTCGGTGTTGCCACCGTCAAAAACCTTACTTGATTTCGCGGCTGATGCCGGACACGAGGTTATAAGTGTCGGTAAAATAGCTGATATTTATGCTCAGCAAGGCATTACTCAAAAAATTAAGGCGACCGGATTAGCCGATTTATTTGATGCTACCTTAATCGCGCATCAAACGGCGCCAAGTAACAGCATTATTTTTACTAACTTTGTTGATTTTGATTCGGCTTATGGTCATCGCCGCGACGTTGCTGGTTATGCCGCAGCGCTGGAATATTTTGATACAAGGTTACCAGAATTTATTGCCCAAATGGGCGATGATGATTTACTGGTGTTAACCGCTGATCACGGCTGTGATCCCACTTGGCCTGGCAGTGACCATACCCGCGAACACATTCCGGTAATCTTTTTCAGCCGATCATTTCCCGGTGGCGATCTTGGCCTGCGTGATACGTTTGCCGACATCGGACAAAGCATTGCGACTTACTTACAACTTGAGCCACTTGCTTATGGCAAGTCGTTTTTATAA
- the ettA gene encoding energy-dependent translational throttle protein EttA, producing MAQFIYSMHRVGKVVPPKKHILKDISLSFFPGAKIGVLGLNGSGKSTLLRIMAGLDTDIEGEARALADIRIGYLPQEPVLDNEKTVRESVEEAFKEVKNALVRLDQVYAEYAEENADFDKLAKEQGDLEALIQTQDGHNLDNALERAADALRLPDWDRKIGILSGGERRRVALCRLLLEKPDMLLLDEPTNHLDAESVAWLERFLHDYPGTVVAITHDRYFLDNVAGWILELDRGQGIPWEGNYSSWLEQKDARLSQEKSQEKARQKSIAKELEWVRSNAKGRQAKSKARMSRFEELNQADFQLRNETNELFIPPGPRLGDQVIDINNLTKSYDGRVLIDDLSFSIPKGAIVGIIGPNGAGKSTLFNMITGREQPDSGTIVIGDSVSLASVDQFRDDMKDSNTVFQEITDDQDILTVGTLQIQSRAYVGRFNFKGGDQQKRIGDLSGGERNRVHLAKLLRAGANVILLDEPTNDLDVETLRALEDALLDFPGCALVISHDRWFLDRVATHILDYRDEGKINFYEGNYSDYEKWLKETLGEAATQPHRIKYKRIS from the coding sequence ATGGCTCAATTTATTTATTCAATGCATCGGGTTGGCAAAGTCGTGCCACCGAAAAAGCATATCTTAAAAGACATTTCTCTCAGCTTTTTTCCTGGCGCAAAAATTGGTGTGCTCGGATTAAACGGTTCAGGTAAGTCAACTTTACTGCGCATTATGGCCGGACTTGATACCGATATTGAAGGTGAAGCTCGTGCGTTGGCCGATATCCGAATTGGTTACCTGCCGCAAGAACCCGTATTAGATAATGAAAAAACAGTGCGCGAGTCGGTCGAAGAAGCTTTTAAAGAGGTTAAAAATGCCTTAGTACGGCTAGATCAGGTTTATGCTGAATACGCCGAAGAGAATGCTGATTTTGACAAATTAGCCAAAGAGCAAGGCGATTTAGAAGCATTAATTCAAACGCAAGATGGTCATAATCTTGATAATGCCCTTGAACGTGCGGCCGATGCACTACGCCTGCCTGATTGGGATCGTAAAATAGGTATATTGTCGGGTGGTGAACGCCGCCGAGTCGCACTTTGTCGTTTACTGCTTGAAAAACCCGATATGTTATTGCTTGATGAGCCAACCAACCACCTTGACGCAGAATCAGTGGCATGGCTGGAACGTTTCTTACATGATTACCCAGGCACGGTGGTCGCCATTACCCACGATAGATATTTCCTCGATAATGTCGCAGGCTGGATCTTAGAGCTAGACCGTGGTCAGGGCATTCCATGGGAAGGTAATTACTCAAGCTGGCTAGAACAAAAAGACGCCCGCTTAAGTCAAGAAAAATCACAAGAGAAAGCCCGCCAAAAATCGATTGCCAAAGAGCTGGAATGGGTTCGCTCAAACGCAAAAGGTCGCCAAGCAAAAAGCAAAGCACGGATGTCACGTTTTGAAGAACTAAACCAAGCTGATTTTCAACTGCGTAATGAAACCAACGAGCTCTTTATTCCACCAGGACCACGCCTTGGCGATCAGGTTATTGATATTAACAACCTGACTAAGTCTTATGATGGCCGAGTGCTGATTGACGATTTAAGCTTTAGCATTCCCAAAGGGGCTATCGTTGGCATTATTGGTCCTAACGGCGCGGGTAAATCGACCCTGTTCAACATGATCACCGGCCGTGAGCAGCCAGACTCTGGCACGATAGTCATTGGCGACTCAGTAAGTTTAGCCAGTGTCGACCAGTTCCGCGATGACATGAAAGACTCCAATACCGTATTTCAAGAAATTACCGATGATCAAGACATTTTAACCGTCGGTACCTTACAGATCCAGTCACGAGCTTATGTCGGTCGCTTTAACTTTAAAGGCGGCGATCAGCAAAAACGCATTGGTGATTTGTCGGGTGGCGAACGTAACAGAGTACACCTAGCTAAGTTACTCAGAGCGGGTGCCAATGTTATTTTACTCGATGAACCAACCAATGATCTCGATGTTGAAACCTTACGTGCACTCGAAGATGCCTTGCTTGATTTCCCGGGCTGTGCCTTGGTTATTTCTCACGATCGCTGGTTTTTAGATCGAGTCGCCACCCATATCCTTGATTATCGTGACGAGGGTAAGATAAATTTCTATGAAGGAAACTACAGCGACTACGAAAAATGGCTCAAGGAAACCTTAGGTGAAGCCGCCACTCAACCGCATAGAATAAAATACAAACGTATTTCATAA
- the radA gene encoding DNA repair protein RadA yields the protein MAKIKSVYVCNDCGSEHARWQGQCGACKEWNTITEMRLETAKDTKANERSDRFSGYAGASDNTLQTLDQISLTALPRIPSGYQEFDRVLGGGIVPGSAILIGGSPGAGKSTLLLQVMCRLAANMPALYVTGEESLSQVAMRANRLGLPTDKLKMLSETSVEAICEVANRERPKIMVIDSIQVVHVGDIQSAPGSVAQVRESAAFLTRFAKQVGVAIFLVGHVTKDGALAGPKVLEHCVDCSIMLDGTTDSRFRTMRSHKNRFGAINELGVFAMTGKGLKEVTNPSAIFLSRDDEESPGSVVLVLWEGTRPLLVELQALVDYSQMPNPRRIAVGLEQNRMAILLAVLHRHAGIQMSDQDVFANVVGGVKITETAADLALLMAMMSSFKNQALPHNLVVFGEVGLAGEIRPVPSGQERLNEAAKHGFTRAIVPAANVPKILPAGMEVIGVKKLTQAIEALF from the coding sequence ATGGCAAAGATAAAATCAGTTTATGTCTGTAATGATTGTGGCAGCGAGCATGCCCGATGGCAAGGGCAGTGTGGTGCCTGTAAAGAGTGGAACACTATTACGGAAATGCGTCTTGAGACAGCGAAAGATACCAAAGCGAATGAGCGCAGTGATCGTTTTTCTGGTTATGCAGGAGCGAGTGATAATACATTGCAAACCTTGGATCAAATTTCATTAACCGCGTTGCCACGAATTCCGAGCGGCTATCAGGAATTTGATCGAGTGCTCGGCGGGGGAATAGTGCCAGGTTCCGCTATTTTAATCGGCGGCAGCCCTGGCGCAGGTAAAAGCACCTTGTTACTGCAAGTGATGTGTCGATTGGCGGCTAACATGCCGGCTTTGTATGTCACTGGGGAGGAATCGCTATCACAGGTTGCCATGCGGGCCAACCGCTTAGGATTACCCACTGACAAACTGAAAATGTTGTCTGAAACCTCAGTGGAAGCTATTTGTGAAGTCGCCAATAGAGAACGGCCTAAAATTATGGTGATTGACTCGATTCAGGTTGTGCATGTGGGCGATATTCAATCGGCCCCAGGTAGTGTCGCGCAAGTCAGAGAATCAGCTGCCTTTTTAACCCGATTTGCCAAGCAAGTTGGGGTGGCAATATTCTTAGTTGGTCACGTCACTAAAGACGGTGCGCTGGCTGGGCCCAAGGTATTAGAGCACTGCGTTGATTGCTCGATTATGCTTGATGGTACGACTGATAGTCGATTTAGAACAATGCGAAGTCATAAAAATCGCTTTGGCGCGATCAACGAATTAGGTGTGTTTGCGATGACGGGCAAAGGCTTAAAAGAAGTCACTAACCCGTCAGCAATCTTTTTAAGTCGTGACGACGAAGAAAGTCCGGGCTCTGTGGTATTGGTGCTATGGGAAGGAACGCGGCCCTTATTGGTTGAGTTGCAAGCGTTAGTCGATTACTCACAAATGCCTAATCCACGGCGGATAGCGGTGGGTCTTGAGCAAAATAGAATGGCTATTTTATTAGCGGTATTACATCGTCATGCAGGCATTCAAATGTCGGATCAAGATGTATTTGCCAATGTCGTTGGTGGGGTGAAAATTACCGAAACTGCCGCTGATTTAGCGTTATTGATGGCGATGATGTCGAGCTTTAAAAACCAGGCGCTGCCGCATAACTTAGTGGTATTTGGCGAAGTTGGCTTAGCGGGGGAAATAAGACCGGTGCCCAGTGGTCAAGAACGTTTAAACGAAGCGGCCAAGCACGGGTTTACTAGGGCGATAGTACCGGCTGCTAATGTGCCTAAGATATTACCCGCCGGCATGGAAGTTATTGGAGTTAAAAAACTAACCCAAGCAATTGAGGCGCTTTTTTGA